TTGAAATCGTGGAGGTAAACGCCCGAAATGCTGCGCGTGGCCGCATTGAATATCTTGGTAGGGATTGTTTTTGTGATCGGGTCGAAACGCTTCTTTTTCCAGCCCGAGATCAGGTCGTACCTTTCTTCGGCGATCATGCGGTAGAGCTCGGGAATTTCGTCGGGACTGTCCTGCAAATCAGCATCCATCGTAATGATCACGTCACCCCGGACGGCTTGAAAGCCGGTTTGCAGCGCAGCAGTTTTTCCGTAATTACGCACAAAACGAAAGCCTCTGACGTGTGGATTTTCAAGAGATAACCTCGAAATGACTTCCCATGAACGGTCCTTACTCCCGTCGTCAATAAAGAGGACTTCGTAAGTAAAGCTGTTCTCATTCATTACCCGCGTAATCCATTCGCAAAGTTCGGGCAGCGACTCTTCTTCATTATAAAGCGGAATAACAACGGAAATCTGTATTGCTGAATGGGTCATGAATTTTTTTGCAATGGCGCGGCCGTATTGAATTATGCCGCAAAGTTCGCTTTTTTCCTGATCAAAATTTCAAATAAAAGTCTTTGAGCAGCATTCTGAACTTCGGATCATACGTGACACCGTTTGTTTCATAAATATTCAATGTTTCAGTTAAAACCTGCAGCACTGGCGAAGGTTGGTTTTGAAATTCCATCAGTGTCCGGAATGGCTTCTTGTCCGGCTTATGAAGAAGCGTCATTTCACGCCGCAATTGCCAGCCCTGCTCATTTGCCATTGTCCTGAACTGAATACCTTCCTCAACTGGCAAAAGAATTGAAAACCTTCCTTCGGCCTTCAACAGCGTTTTTACTGCATTTAACAAGCCGGCAAAATCCAGAGTTTCGGAATGGTGCGCCCTATTGATCTTTTCCGCCGGCGACCGCAGGTCTGACTGAAAAAAAGGGGGATTAGTAACAATCAGGTCATATTGATGCTCGGATTCAAAATCCTGAATAGCCTCATGATAAAGCTGGATACGGCCTTTGAATGGACTTTCATGGACATTTTCACCAGCCTGAAAAAACGCTTCGGCTTCAATTTCTACCGCGTCAATGGCCGCATAGGTATTGCGCTGCGCGATCATCAGTGACAGCAATCCGGTACCAGTACCAATATCGAGGATCCGGTCTGCATTATCAACGTCGGTCCAGGCACCCAGCACGCAGGCGTCAGTACATACCTTCATCGCGCATTGGTCCTGCTGAATGGTAAACTGTTTAAACTGAAAATGTGAATTTTTC
This Dyadobacter sp. UC 10 DNA region includes the following protein-coding sequences:
- a CDS encoding tRNA1(Val) (adenine(37)-N6)-methyltransferase, producing the protein MGKNSHFQFKQFTIQQDQCAMKVCTDACVLGAWTDVDNADRILDIGTGTGLLSLMIAQRNTYAAIDAVEIEAEAFFQAGENVHESPFKGRIQLYHEAIQDFESEHQYDLIVTNPPFFQSDLRSPAEKINRAHHSETLDFAGLLNAVKTLLKAEGRFSILLPVEEGIQFRTMANEQGWQLRREMTLLHKPDKKPFRTLMEFQNQPSPVLQVLTETLNIYETNGVTYDPKFRMLLKDFYLKF